The proteins below are encoded in one region of Nakamurella flava:
- a CDS encoding DNA-3-methyladenine glycosylase I, whose amino-acid sequence MTVSVTDGRERCAWALSTPDYVAYHDDEWGRELHGDDALFERMALEGFQSGLSWLTILRKRNNFRSAFAGFSIDRVAGFGPDDEARLLADTGIVRNRAKITATISNARVAAELPDGLDALLWSFAPTGRTHRPTQLADVPAMTAESTAMAKALKKRGFRFFGPTTAYALMQATGMVDDHVATCWRAEAEPISTSG is encoded by the coding sequence ATGACCGTGTCGGTGACGGACGGCCGGGAGCGTTGCGCCTGGGCGTTGTCCACACCCGACTACGTCGCCTACCACGACGACGAGTGGGGCCGGGAGCTCCACGGCGACGACGCCCTGTTCGAACGGATGGCCCTGGAAGGTTTTCAGTCCGGGCTCAGCTGGTTGACCATTCTGCGCAAGCGGAACAACTTCCGGTCCGCCTTCGCCGGCTTCTCGATCGACCGGGTGGCCGGGTTCGGCCCGGACGACGAGGCTCGGCTACTGGCCGACACCGGGATCGTCCGCAACCGGGCCAAGATCACGGCCACCATCAGCAACGCCCGCGTGGCCGCCGAACTCCCCGACGGACTCGACGCCCTGCTGTGGTCGTTCGCCCCCACCGGTCGGACCCACCGGCCGACCCAGCTGGCCGATGTCCCGGCGATGACGGCGGAGTCCACCGCGATGGCCAAGGCCCTGAAGAAGCGGGGCTTCCGCTTCTTCGGCCCCACCACCGCCTATGCGCTGATGCAAGCCACCGGCATGGTCGACGACCACGTCGCCACCTGCTGGCGGGCGGAAGCGGAGCCCATCAGCACGAGCGGCTGA
- a CDS encoding P-loop NTPase → MSVPGSAGPLPDVAGVRAALATVKDPEIRRPITELDMVADLAVDERGGVDLTVLLTIAACPLRDTLVNDVTAAVRGVPGVTDLRLTLGVMTDDQRTALREKLRGGPGREIPFARPESRTRVYAVASGKGGVGKSTVTVNLAAALAARGLAVGVLDADVYGFSVPRMLGVTGRPTRVGDMILPPQANGVKVISVGMFVDGNTPVVWRGPMLHRALQQFLADVFWGDLDVLLLDLPPGTGDIAISTAQLIPTAELLVVTTPQAAAAEVAERAGAIALQTRQRVVGVVENMAALVLPDGSTLDVFGTGGGDTVAASLSRLTGTDVPVLGRIPLEVGVRTAGDAGVPVVAAEGSSPATDALRQVAAALAARARPLAGVSLGISPAARR, encoded by the coding sequence ATGTCTGTTCCCGGTTCCGCCGGTCCCCTCCCGGACGTCGCCGGCGTACGCGCCGCGCTGGCCACGGTCAAGGACCCCGAGATCCGCCGGCCCATCACCGAACTCGACATGGTCGCCGACCTGGCCGTCGACGAGCGCGGCGGCGTCGATCTGACCGTCCTGTTGACCATCGCCGCCTGTCCCCTGCGCGACACGCTGGTCAACGACGTCACCGCCGCCGTGCGAGGCGTTCCCGGGGTGACCGACCTGCGCCTGACCCTCGGCGTGATGACGGATGACCAGCGCACCGCTCTGCGGGAGAAGCTCCGGGGCGGCCCCGGCCGGGAGATCCCGTTCGCCAGGCCGGAATCGCGGACCCGGGTGTACGCGGTCGCCTCCGGAAAGGGCGGGGTCGGCAAGTCCACCGTCACCGTCAACCTGGCGGCCGCACTGGCCGCCCGCGGCCTGGCCGTCGGGGTGCTCGACGCGGACGTCTACGGCTTCTCCGTCCCCCGGATGCTCGGCGTGACCGGCCGTCCGACCCGGGTCGGCGACATGATCCTGCCGCCGCAGGCCAACGGGGTGAAGGTGATCAGTGTCGGCATGTTCGTCGACGGCAACACCCCCGTCGTCTGGCGCGGGCCCATGCTGCACCGTGCCCTGCAGCAGTTCCTGGCCGACGTGTTCTGGGGCGACCTGGATGTGCTGCTCCTCGACCTGCCGCCCGGTACCGGAGACATCGCCATCTCGACCGCGCAGCTCATCCCCACCGCCGAACTGCTGGTGGTGACCACCCCGCAGGCGGCGGCCGCCGAGGTCGCCGAGCGGGCCGGGGCGATCGCCCTGCAGACCCGTCAGCGGGTCGTCGGGGTCGTCGAGAACATGGCAGCGCTGGTGCTGCCCGACGGCAGCACCCTGGACGTCTTCGGCACCGGCGGCGGCGACACCGTGGCGGCATCGCTCAGCCGGCTGACCGGGACCGATGTTCCCGTGCTCGGCCGGATTCCTCTGGAAGTGGGCGTCCGCACCGCCGGGGACGCCGGTGTGCCGGTGGTGGCGGCGGAGGGAAGCAGCCCGGCGACCGACGCGCTCCGGCAGGTGGCGGCAGCGTTGGCGGCGCGGGCGCGTCCGCTGGCCGGCGTCTCTCTGGGCATCTCCCCGGCCGCACGACGCTGA
- the glgC gene encoding glucose-1-phosphate adenylyltransferase has translation MAKPKVLGIVLAGGEGKRLWPLTADRAKPAVPFGGNFRLIDFVLSNLVNAGYLKICVLTQYKSHSLDRHITTSWRMSQLIGNYVTPVPAQQRLGPRWYTGSADAILQSLNLVYDENPDYLVVFGADHVYRMDPSQMVQAHIESGAEATVAGIRVPRREATAFGVIQTGADGYTIDQFLEKPADPPAVPDDPDVAYASMGNYVFSTKAMIEALKEDAADESSAHDMGGNIIPMFVKRGTAHVYDFARNKVPGATDRDAGYWRDVGTLDAYHDAHMDLVSVEPIFNLYNRAWPILSLPPTLPPAKFVEDGTARDSMISAGSIISGATVTRSVVSEDVHINAGSRVEGSVLLPGVRIGRNAVVRHAILDKNVVVPDGAKVGVDVDLDNDLYTVSPGGITVVGKNITIAH, from the coding sequence ATGGCGAAGCCCAAGGTGCTCGGGATCGTGTTGGCCGGCGGCGAAGGCAAACGGCTCTGGCCGTTGACCGCGGACCGGGCCAAGCCCGCGGTGCCGTTCGGTGGCAACTTCCGACTGATCGATTTTGTCCTGTCCAACCTGGTGAACGCGGGCTACCTCAAGATCTGCGTGCTCACCCAGTACAAGTCGCACTCGCTCGACCGCCACATCACGACGTCGTGGCGGATGAGCCAGTTGATCGGCAACTACGTGACGCCGGTGCCGGCGCAGCAGCGCCTCGGTCCGCGGTGGTACACCGGCAGCGCCGACGCGATCCTGCAGTCGCTGAACCTGGTGTACGACGAGAACCCCGACTATCTCGTCGTTTTCGGTGCGGACCACGTGTACCGCATGGATCCGTCCCAGATGGTGCAGGCGCACATCGAGTCAGGTGCCGAGGCGACGGTGGCCGGTATCCGGGTACCGCGTCGGGAGGCGACCGCCTTCGGCGTCATCCAGACCGGGGCGGACGGCTACACGATCGACCAGTTCCTGGAGAAGCCTGCCGACCCGCCCGCGGTGCCGGACGACCCGGACGTCGCCTATGCGTCCATGGGCAACTACGTCTTCAGTACCAAGGCGATGATCGAGGCGCTGAAGGAGGACGCCGCCGACGAGTCCTCCGCGCACGACATGGGCGGCAACATCATTCCGATGTTCGTCAAGCGGGGGACGGCGCACGTCTACGACTTCGCCCGCAACAAGGTGCCGGGTGCGACCGATCGGGACGCCGGATACTGGCGCGACGTGGGTACCCTCGACGCCTACCACGACGCGCACATGGACCTGGTGTCGGTCGAGCCGATCTTCAACCTCTACAACCGGGCCTGGCCGATCTTGTCCCTCCCGCCGACCCTGCCGCCGGCCAAGTTCGTCGAAGACGGCACCGCGCGTGACTCGATGATCTCCGCTGGTTCCATCATCTCCGGGGCCACGGTGACGCGGTCGGTGGTCTCCGAGGACGTGCACATCAATGCCGGGAGCCGCGTGGAGGGTTCCGTGCTGCTGCCTGGCGTGCGCATCGGCCGTAATGCCGTCGTCCGGCACGCCATCCTCGACAAGAACGTCGTGGTCCCCGACGGGGCCAAGGTCGGCGTCGACGTGGATCTGGACAACGACCTCTACACCGTCAGCCCCGGCGGCATCACGGTGGTCGGCAAGAACATCACCATCGCCCACTGA
- the sigE gene encoding RNA polymerase sigma factor SigE: MAVEPGAAQPAEWVVPAWDQVVRDHGDRVFRLAYRLSGNVHDAEDITQETFIRVFRSLEGYRPGSFEGWLHRITTNVFLDLVRRRQRIRMEALPEETERIAGREPSPEQAFSDANLDPDLQAALDDLHPDFRAAVVLCDVEGLSYEEIGATLGVKLGTVRSRIHRGRLALRDGYERRRAARSQEVGPGARQPVEVMR; the protein is encoded by the coding sequence CTGGCCGTCGAGCCCGGTGCGGCCCAGCCGGCCGAGTGGGTGGTACCGGCCTGGGACCAGGTGGTCCGCGACCACGGTGATCGGGTCTTCCGGCTCGCCTACCGGTTGTCCGGCAACGTGCACGACGCCGAGGACATCACCCAGGAGACCTTCATCCGCGTCTTCCGTTCCCTGGAGGGGTACCGTCCCGGTTCCTTCGAGGGCTGGTTGCATCGCATCACCACCAATGTGTTCCTCGACCTCGTGCGGCGCCGTCAGCGCATTCGCATGGAGGCCCTGCCCGAGGAGACCGAGCGCATCGCGGGTCGCGAGCCGTCCCCGGAACAGGCGTTCTCCGACGCGAACCTCGACCCCGACCTGCAGGCCGCGTTGGACGACCTGCACCCCGATTTCCGGGCCGCCGTCGTGCTCTGTGATGTCGAGGGGTTGTCCTACGAGGAGATCGGAGCAACCCTGGGAGTGAAGCTGGGCACGGTGCGCTCCCGGATCCATCGGGGGCGTCTGGCCCTGCGGGACGGATACGAACGACGTCGCGCGGCCCGATCTCAGGAGGTCGGTCCGGGCGCGAGGCAACCCGTGGAGGTGATGCGGTGA
- a CDS encoding DUF3117 domain-containing protein codes for MAAMKPRTGDGPLEVTKEGRGIVMRVPLEGGGRLVVEISADEASALGDALKAVVS; via the coding sequence ATGGCGGCCATGAAGCCCCGTACCGGGGATGGTCCCCTGGAAGTCACCAAGGAGGGCCGCGGGATCGTCATGCGCGTTCCCCTCGAGGGTGGCGGTCGTTTGGTGGTCGAGATCTCGGCCGACGAAGCCTCCGCCCTCGGTGACGCGTTGAAGGCTGTCGTCTCCTGA
- a CDS encoding D-alanyl-D-alanine carboxypeptidase family protein codes for MADAAVAAAAAAVDQTAAVDPDTAGDDSGTPCAVDPRYTDETTQGLRTDIAAAWTAARALAAVDDVQMCLADGKRSRGQQQATFDDYVQKYGAEMAAQYVLPPEKSAHVLGRAIDVQPYAAYTWLEETDGRLGFCRIYDNEAWHFEYDRSYTSGCPVRLPRPTA; via the coding sequence GTGGCGGACGCCGCCGTCGCGGCGGCAGCCGCCGCGGTGGACCAGACCGCGGCCGTCGATCCGGATACCGCCGGGGACGACAGCGGCACCCCTTGTGCCGTCGACCCGCGGTACACCGACGAGACCACCCAGGGCCTGCGCACGGACATCGCCGCGGCATGGACGGCCGCGCGCGCACTGGCCGCCGTGGACGACGTGCAGATGTGCCTGGCCGACGGCAAACGGAGCCGAGGCCAGCAACAGGCCACCTTCGACGACTACGTCCAGAAGTACGGCGCCGAGATGGCCGCCCAGTACGTTCTGCCGCCCGAGAAGTCCGCCCACGTCCTGGGACGTGCCATCGACGTCCAGCCCTACGCGGCCTACACCTGGCTGGAGGAGACCGACGGGCGACTGGGCTTCTGCCGCATCTACGACAACGAGGCCTGGCACTTCGAGTACGACCGTTCGTACACGTCCGGCTGCCCCGTTCGGCTGCCCCGCCCCACGGCCTGA
- a CDS encoding anti-sigma factor family protein codes for MTSAFPDHLNLDTIVAFVDGELGMTPFQRAAAHIEHCPQCRAEVAEQQAARSWLRSAACPTMPPDLMASLRSIPVAAPPPGPLPGVSIDPRTGRAYRTADGLRSTGRGRLFRIGTGALVIGLAVGAVVVTSSADQQSQPVPRPDHVQPASWPLESP; via the coding sequence GTGACGTCCGCCTTCCCCGACCACCTGAACCTGGACACGATCGTCGCGTTCGTCGACGGCGAACTGGGTATGACACCGTTCCAGCGAGCGGCCGCGCACATCGAACACTGCCCGCAGTGCCGGGCCGAGGTCGCCGAACAGCAGGCTGCTCGCAGCTGGCTGCGGTCAGCGGCCTGTCCGACCATGCCACCCGACCTCATGGCCAGTCTGCGGTCCATCCCGGTGGCGGCCCCACCCCCCGGCCCGCTGCCGGGTGTGTCGATCGACCCCCGCACCGGCCGGGCCTACCGCACGGCCGACGGTCTGCGGTCCACGGGACGTGGCCGCCTCTTCCGCATCGGGACCGGCGCGCTGGTCATCGGACTGGCCGTGGGTGCGGTCGTCGTCACCTCCTCCGCGGATCAGCAGAGTCAGCCGGTTCCGCGCCCGGATCACGTGCAACCGGCCAGTTGGCCCCTCGAATCGCCCTGA
- the glgA gene encoding glycogen synthase, with the protein MHTAILTREFPPDVYGGAGVHVEYLVRELRKLIDVDVHCFGDDRPGAVGHRPDATLTGANPALTTLSVDLSMVAATAGVELLHSHTWYANMAGHLGKLLHGVPHVVTAHSLEPHRPWKAEQLGGGYRLSSWAEKTAYEAADAIISVSAGMKDGILESYPALDPDRVHVIRNGIDTEIYQPSAERDLLVDKGVNLDAPIASFVGRITRQKGVGHLIAATHHFDREIQLVLCAGAPDTPEIAAETKAAIEELQAARPGVFWFDGMLTLPQVKQVLSASTVFVCPSVYEPLGIVNLEAMACGAAVVASDVGGIPEVVDDGVTGTLVHYDSADAEGFERGIADAVNAVVADPTRAREYGRAGRERAQSQFSWTAIAEQTVELYRSLL; encoded by the coding sequence GTGCATACGGCGATCCTCACCCGCGAGTTCCCACCGGACGTCTACGGCGGCGCCGGCGTCCACGTCGAATACCTGGTGCGCGAGCTGCGCAAGCTGATCGACGTCGACGTCCACTGCTTCGGCGACGACCGCCCCGGCGCGGTCGGCCATCGGCCGGACGCCACCCTGACCGGCGCCAACCCCGCGTTGACCACATTGTCGGTGGACCTGTCGATGGTGGCGGCCACGGCCGGGGTGGAGCTCCTCCACTCGCACACCTGGTACGCGAACATGGCCGGGCACCTGGGCAAGCTCCTGCACGGGGTCCCGCACGTGGTCACCGCGCACTCACTGGAACCGCACCGCCCGTGGAAGGCCGAGCAGCTGGGCGGCGGCTACCGGTTGTCGTCCTGGGCCGAGAAGACGGCCTACGAGGCGGCCGACGCGATCATCTCGGTGTCGGCGGGCATGAAGGACGGAATCCTCGAGAGCTACCCCGCGCTGGACCCCGACCGGGTCCACGTCATCCGTAACGGCATCGACACCGAGATCTACCAGCCGTCGGCCGAGCGGGACCTGCTCGTCGACAAGGGGGTGAATCTCGACGCGCCGATCGCCTCGTTCGTCGGACGCATCACCCGCCAGAAGGGCGTCGGGCACCTCATCGCGGCGACGCACCACTTCGACCGGGAGATCCAGCTCGTCCTGTGCGCCGGGGCGCCGGACACGCCGGAGATCGCGGCCGAGACCAAGGCGGCGATCGAGGAGCTGCAGGCCGCCCGTCCCGGCGTGTTCTGGTTCGACGGGATGCTGACCCTGCCACAGGTCAAGCAGGTGCTGAGCGCATCGACCGTGTTCGTCTGCCCTTCGGTGTACGAGCCGCTGGGCATCGTCAACCTGGAGGCCATGGCCTGCGGGGCGGCGGTCGTGGCCAGCGACGTGGGCGGCATCCCCGAGGTCGTCGACGACGGGGTCACCGGGACGCTGGTGCACTACGACAGCGCGGACGCCGAGGGCTTCGAGCGCGGCATCGCCGACGCGGTCAACGCGGTCGTCGCGGACCCGACCAGGGCTCGGGAATACGGGCGGGCCGGTCGCGAGCGGGCTCAGTCCCAATTCTCCTGGACGGCCATCGCCGAGCAGACCGTGGAGCTTTACCGGTCCCTGCTCTAG
- a CDS encoding DUF6191 domain-containing protein: MGELGALFNPGMRHEQEERRAKALIREEEGDSREVDPRIDLESGVAVITTGDADDDEDSGHAAAADMSPVHRSIHASTTASDADPAADDDEPVATPPRPRPRGKRSLTSDTR, from the coding sequence ATGGGAGAACTGGGGGCGCTCTTCAACCCCGGCATGCGTCACGAGCAGGAAGAACGCCGGGCCAAGGCCCTCATCCGCGAGGAGGAGGGTGATTCGCGCGAGGTGGATCCCCGGATCGACCTGGAGTCCGGAGTCGCGGTGATCACCACCGGCGATGCCGATGACGACGAAGATTCCGGACACGCGGCCGCCGCTGACATGTCCCCCGTACATCGATCGATTCACGCCAGCACGACCGCCAGCGACGCCGACCCGGCAGCCGATGACGACGAACCGGTGGCCACACCGCCTCGACCACGACCACGGGGCAAGCGCAGTCTGACCTCCGATACCCGCTGA
- a CDS encoding general stress protein, whose product MTSPISFRSAATAVPSLPTPPTGFAVAAYPTYAQAQGAVEYLIKNEFSIQDVTIVGSDLQLVERVIGRLTAGKLAAAGAASGAWMGLFVGLLMGFFAPVQGGVLVLMLVSVLIGAAFGAVMGYLGYSVAKGRRDFTSASQVVARRYDVLCEPRSAEQARDLLTRMELGQRG is encoded by the coding sequence GTGACCTCACCGATCAGCTTTCGGAGCGCCGCCACCGCGGTTCCCAGCCTTCCGACTCCGCCGACCGGGTTCGCCGTCGCTGCCTATCCGACCTACGCGCAGGCCCAGGGCGCGGTCGAGTACCTGATCAAGAACGAGTTCTCCATCCAGGACGTGACCATCGTCGGGTCCGATCTGCAGCTGGTGGAGCGGGTCATCGGCCGGTTGACGGCCGGCAAGCTGGCCGCCGCGGGCGCTGCATCCGGCGCCTGGATGGGCTTGTTCGTCGGTCTGCTGATGGGCTTCTTCGCGCCCGTCCAGGGTGGTGTCTTGGTCCTGATGCTGGTGTCGGTGCTGATCGGCGCGGCCTTCGGCGCGGTCATGGGGTACCTGGGGTATTCGGTGGCCAAGGGCCGCCGGGACTTCACCTCGGCCTCCCAGGTCGTCGCCCGTCGCTACGACGTGCTGTGCGAGCCGCGCTCGGCGGAGCAGGCGCGTGACCTGCTCACCCGCATGGAACTCGGTCAGCGCGGCTGA
- a CDS encoding SRPBCC family protein, whose product MTTADPEAAFAAIVDLAIQERWMVGTRLYPLAGDVDLPAVGARLAAFTGLGDVGFLDVMSVTEYDPPHRWVVRHDGAFVQGVGIFLVEAVDGRTRVTWIEDLQLPFGIIGRLGFPLVRPLARLGVWFSLQRLAREAEQLARRPVAG is encoded by the coding sequence ATGACGACGGCCGATCCGGAAGCGGCGTTCGCGGCGATCGTCGACCTGGCGATACAGGAACGTTGGATGGTCGGCACCCGCTTGTACCCGTTGGCCGGTGACGTCGATCTCCCGGCGGTGGGGGCGCGACTGGCCGCGTTCACTGGCCTGGGCGACGTCGGCTTCCTCGACGTCATGTCGGTCACCGAGTACGACCCGCCGCACCGGTGGGTGGTCCGCCACGACGGCGCGTTCGTGCAGGGCGTCGGCATCTTCCTCGTCGAGGCGGTCGACGGGCGAACCCGGGTGACGTGGATCGAGGATCTTCAACTGCCTTTCGGCATCATCGGCCGGCTCGGCTTTCCCCTGGTGCGCCCCCTTGCCCGGCTGGGCGTGTGGTTCTCGTTGCAGCGGCTGGCGCGCGAGGCCGAGCAGCTCGCCCGTCGCCCGGTGGCGGGATGA
- a CDS encoding O-methyltransferase gives MPESETVVAARDRAAQLGCAATGSGTAAALTFLAASVNARAVVEIGTGVGVSGVSLLAGMTPDGILTTIDIEAEHQRAARRAFADAGIAPGRTRLINGRGLDVLPRLTDGAYDVVFIDGDRSEYPQYVAEAVRLLRPGGLLVMDGAFAGDRVADPTQRDADTVAVRDAGRAVRDDETLVAALLPVGDGLLTAVRRG, from the coding sequence GTGCCCGAGTCCGAGACGGTGGTCGCCGCGCGTGATCGCGCCGCCCAGCTCGGTTGCGCGGCCACCGGGTCCGGGACCGCGGCCGCTCTCACCTTTCTCGCCGCATCGGTGAACGCCCGAGCGGTCGTCGAGATCGGCACGGGTGTCGGCGTCAGCGGCGTCAGTCTGCTCGCGGGCATGACCCCGGACGGCATCCTGACCACCATCGACATCGAGGCCGAACACCAGCGGGCGGCCCGCCGGGCGTTCGCCGACGCCGGCATCGCTCCCGGCCGCACGCGACTGATCAACGGCCGAGGGCTCGACGTCCTGCCCCGGCTGACCGACGGCGCCTACGACGTCGTATTCATCGACGGCGACCGCAGCGAGTACCCGCAGTACGTCGCCGAGGCCGTGCGGCTCCTGCGACCGGGCGGGCTACTGGTGATGGACGGCGCTTTCGCCGGCGACCGGGTGGCCGATCCGACACAACGCGACGCCGACACAGTGGCCGTGCGTGATGCCGGACGGGCCGTGCGCGACGACGAGACACTGGTCGCCGCACTGCTGCCGGTCGGTGACGGCCTGCTCACCGCGGTCCGCCGCGGCTGA
- a CDS encoding DivIVA domain-containing protein — MTTVLQYVIVAALIGAVVFAIAVFVFGRGEQLAPLSPRTSPTELPDGAMTGSDVESLRFAMALRGYRMSDVDWALSRLGAEIDRLRSQVSELGGDPSAGGRPPGVPVGVAVATHPAADGTGPESGRVEPGSSDSGSAS; from the coding sequence ATGACCACCGTCCTGCAGTACGTGATCGTGGCCGCCCTCATCGGGGCGGTCGTCTTCGCGATCGCGGTCTTCGTCTTCGGCCGCGGCGAACAGCTGGCCCCGCTCTCCCCGCGGACGTCACCGACCGAGCTGCCGGACGGTGCGATGACCGGGTCGGACGTGGAGTCGCTGCGATTCGCCATGGCCTTGCGTGGATACCGGATGAGCGACGTCGACTGGGCGCTGTCCCGGCTCGGCGCTGAGATCGACCGGCTGCGAAGCCAGGTCAGCGAACTCGGCGGCGACCCGAGTGCGGGTGGCCGGCCACCGGGAGTGCCGGTGGGCGTAGCGGTGGCCACTCACCCGGCCGCCGATGGCACCGGGCCGGAGTCGGGTCGCGTCGAGCCGGGTTCCTCGGACTCTGGGTCGGCATCGTGA
- the folP gene encoding dihydropteroate synthase, with amino-acid sequence MSAAPVPVESAVVLRGRPLPAGRAAVMAIVNRTPDSFYDGGATFTDSAAMAAVDRAVAEGADLVDIGGVKAGVGEPVSIAEEIRRVVPFVAAVRERHPDLIISVDTWRAPVAEAVCRAGADLINDTWAGADPEVAAVAAEYGTGIVCSHTGGAAPRTNPYRVEYDDVVAAVIAETTAAAERMVGLGVPRAGILIDPTHDFGKNTWHGLELVHRTRDLVATGWPVLMALSNKDFIGETLDLAVDQRVEGTLAATAIAAWQGAAVFRAHQVRATRRVVDMAAAIAGTRDPSSPLRGLV; translated from the coding sequence ATGAGCGCTGCGCCCGTCCCTGTCGAGTCCGCCGTGGTGTTGCGTGGCCGCCCCCTGCCCGCCGGTCGAGCGGCTGTGATGGCGATCGTCAATCGCACTCCGGACAGCTTCTACGACGGGGGTGCAACGTTCACCGACAGCGCGGCGATGGCCGCGGTCGACCGTGCCGTCGCCGAGGGGGCTGATCTGGTCGACATCGGGGGAGTGAAAGCCGGAGTCGGGGAACCGGTCTCCATCGCCGAGGAGATACGGCGGGTCGTGCCGTTCGTCGCCGCTGTCCGCGAACGGCATCCGGACCTGATCATCAGCGTCGACACCTGGCGGGCCCCGGTTGCCGAGGCGGTGTGCCGAGCCGGAGCGGACCTCATCAACGACACGTGGGCCGGAGCCGACCCCGAGGTCGCCGCCGTCGCCGCGGAGTACGGCACCGGGATCGTCTGTTCGCACACCGGAGGTGCGGCCCCCCGAACCAACCCGTACCGCGTCGAGTACGACGACGTCGTGGCCGCGGTCATCGCCGAGACCACCGCCGCCGCCGAGCGGATGGTGGGGCTGGGCGTTCCGCGCGCCGGCATCCTCATCGACCCCACCCACGATTTCGGCAAGAACACGTGGCACGGTCTGGAACTCGTCCACCGCACGCGGGACCTGGTGGCCACCGGCTGGCCGGTCCTGATGGCCCTGTCCAACAAGGACTTCATCGGCGAGACCCTGGACCTGGCCGTCGACCAGCGGGTGGAAGGCACGCTCGCCGCCACTGCGATCGCCGCATGGCAGGGGGCGGCCGTCTTCCGTGCCCACCAGGTGAGGGCGACCCGACGGGTGGTCGACATGGCCGCGGCGATCGCCGGCACCCGGGACCCGTCCTCCCCTCTGCGCGGCCTTGTCTGA
- a CDS encoding S1C family serine protease, with the protein MALTPPHDEDAPADDRPPAERFTLREALFQRRLRLSALIGMLVAALVIGAVGAVIGVLAANRLPAAVIDPDATLTAVDPGVVREPGSVSEIAARVTPAVVSLEIRAGDTGDTGSGVVIDPAGYVLTNNHVISSAATNPSAQLTVVFADAAGTRVPGTIVGRDPLTDLAVVKVDVSNPTVAQLGDSDALAVGDPVIAIGSPLGLAGTVTTGIVSAKNRPVKLSGGGSDTDAVIDAIQTDAAVNPGNSGGPLVDASGAVVGINSAIRTLGGESSGSIGLGFAIPMNFARGIAEQLIRTGSVQHATMGVNARSATDGVTDGAQVQNVQAGGPAAAAGIAEGDIITKVGDRTVGNANELIVAERAQAVGATVPVTLLRAGREATVNVTMAAV; encoded by the coding sequence GTGGCCCTGACTCCGCCCCATGACGAGGACGCACCGGCGGACGACCGACCTCCGGCCGAACGCTTCACCCTCCGCGAGGCGCTGTTCCAACGTCGACTGCGGTTGTCCGCCCTGATCGGAATGCTCGTCGCCGCCCTGGTGATCGGAGCGGTGGGCGCGGTCATCGGCGTCCTGGCGGCGAATCGCCTCCCGGCTGCGGTGATCGACCCCGATGCGACCCTCACCGCGGTTGATCCCGGCGTTGTCCGGGAGCCCGGATCGGTGTCCGAGATCGCCGCACGCGTGACCCCGGCGGTCGTCTCGCTGGAGATCCGGGCCGGGGACACCGGCGACACCGGCTCCGGCGTGGTCATCGATCCGGCCGGCTACGTGCTGACCAACAACCACGTGATCTCGTCGGCGGCGACCAACCCGTCCGCGCAGTTGACGGTGGTGTTCGCCGACGCGGCGGGCACCCGGGTGCCCGGGACCATCGTCGGCCGCGATCCGCTCACGGATCTCGCCGTCGTCAAGGTGGACGTCAGCAATCCGACGGTCGCCCAGCTCGGGGACTCCGACGCACTGGCGGTCGGCGATCCGGTGATCGCGATCGGTTCGCCCCTCGGACTGGCCGGAACCGTCACCACCGGGATCGTGTCCGCCAAGAACCGCCCGGTGAAGCTGTCCGGTGGCGGGTCGGACACCGACGCCGTCATCGACGCGATCCAGACCGATGCCGCGGTGAACCCGGGCAACTCCGGGGGGCCGCTGGTCGACGCCTCCGGTGCCGTCGTCGGGATCAACTCGGCGATCCGCACTCTCGGCGGCGAGTCCAGCGGGTCGATCGGTCTCGGTTTCGCCATCCCGATGAACTTCGCCCGCGGTATCGCCGAACAGCTCATCCGGACCGGGTCGGTCCAGCACGCGACCATGGGGGTCAACGCCCGATCGGCCACCGACGGCGTCACCGACGGTGCGCAGGTGCAGAACGTGCAGGCCGGGGGCCCGGCAGCGGCGGCCGGTATCGCCGAAGGCGACATCATCACCAAGGTCGGCGACCGCACGGTCGGCAACGCCAACGAGCTGATCGTTGCCGAACGGGCCCAGGCGGTCGGCGCGACCGTCCCGGTGACCCTTCTACGGGCGGGGCGCGAGGCCACGGTGAACGTCACGATGGCTGCGGTCTGA